The Acidobacteriota bacterium genome segment TCTTCACGCTGGTTTTTCCGCTTCTTCTCCTTTTTCTTTTCGGCGGGATCTACGGAAACAAGCCCAACCCCTTCTTCGGAGGGAGAGGCACCGTCGACGTCAGCACCCCGGCCTACATGGCCATGATCATCGGTTCGACCGGGCTACTGTCCATCGCCGTCGTCGTCAGCGGGTACCGGGAGAAGGGCATCCTGCGCCGCTACCGGGCGACGCCGCTCCGTCCGGCGGCCGTGATCGCGGCCCAGATCATCGTCCACTTCGCCATGACGCTCGTCGGGGCCGGACTGCTGATCGTCGCCGCCAGGATCGTTTTCAACCTGCAATTCAGCGGCCGAGCCGGATCCGTTTTTCTGGCCTTTACGCTGAGCTGCCTCAGTTTTTTTGCGGCCGGCTTTCTCCTGGCCGGGCTGGCCCGGACCTCCCGGGTCGCCAACATCCTGGGCCTGGTGATCTTTTTCCCCAACCTGTTTCTGTCGGGCGCCACGTTTCCCAAAGAGATGTTCCCGCCCGTCGTCCGGACGATCAACAAGGCTCTGCCCATGACCCATGTCGTCACCCTGCTCCAGGGCCTCTGGTTCGGAAACCCGTGGAGCCGCCATCTCGTCGAGGTCGGCGTGCTGGTCGGGATTCTGATCGTCGGCGTCTTTGTCTCCGCCAAATTCTTCCGCTGGGAATAGCCGGAACCGATCTCACCATTCCGACTGCGTCGCACCATATTATCCCTCGCAAGGAGGCTTCCGCGGGGCGCAGGGGGGATCCCGGAGCAAGCCGTCGGAGGGTCGAGCGGGCACGGATCCGAGACCGCAGGTCGAGGAGAGCGAGACCCGGAGCCGGAGTGGACGGGACTCGCCGGGGCCCGGACACGTCTTGTGAAGGGATTCACCCGAGCCCGTAAAGCGGAAGCCGACGAATCATGTACGGCAATCTCGACTCGCGCACAGCCCCGGTGCCGGGGTCGTACGTGAAAACGCTGTTTTATTATCTCTCTCTTTATTACAGCGTTTTCACCCTTCGGGCGAGCCGATCTTACCGCGTCGGCTTCGTTGCAGCCTGCTCGACGTAGGCCTGCTACGCCTTCGCAGGCCGCGGCCTCGCCGCCACGGCAACCTCGACTCGCGTACAACCCCGGCGCCGGGGTTATTCTCCGTACATTTCGGTGATGAGGCGCCGGAGGCGGGCGGCCTCATCGTCGGAAAGCATGCCGATTTTCGACCCCAGGCGGGCTTTGCTGACGGTCCGGAACTGATCGACCGCGATTTCAGCCGGCTGCTCCATGCAGCTGACGGACAGCCGGCATCGCCAGGCCGGGTGGAGCCGGCTGGTCAACGGACAGACGGTTACGGTGCCGAGCCGTGCGTTCATTTCATTCAGGCTCATGATGACAACCGGCAGCGTTTTTGCCATTTCCGAGTCCCGCGAGGGGTCGAGCGCCGCCCATCGGATTTCGTAGCGCCAAAAAGCCTGCGGACTCGGCTGCGGTTTGGTTTTGTAACGGCTTTTGTGTTCCTCGACCCGGGGTTTCTTCGAAGGATCCCAAGGCAGCAAGTCGAGTCCGTCTCCGACAGTTGTGTCCCATTCGCTCCAATCTTCTCCCGACCCTGCCATTTCCCGTGCGGTGTCTTCCCATCCGAGCTTGACTGTCGCGTCTCCTACAGGCCGGAGAAGGATGCCTTCGGTCCGTTCCTCCATAATCACGGATGAACCGACGTCATAGCGTTTCAGGGATGAAGCCGGCAGCCGGACTCCGCGGGAGTTGCCGATTCGGGTGACTTTGAGTTCCCGGATTTTCATCGCGATCTCCTCAATTCTCAGCGCCAAAGGCCATATGTAATAACAGTAAATACATTCATCAAAAAAGTCAAGATTCAAAGTTTAAAGGGGAATGGCTTTTTGCTTGCTGTACAGGCTCTGAAAGAGTATAATACTTTCTTATTCACTTGATGGAATTGTAATGGGTAGAAGTGTTTAGCCCCTCCTGGATTTCATTCCCCTGTGATGAATTTTATGAAATAAGGTAACGATATGAATTTTGACGAATTGAAACTTGACGAACGCCTGCGGCGCGGCATCGCCGACCGCGGCTACACACAACTGACCGATGTTCAGGCGCGCACGCTTCCCATCGCTCTCCAGGGATTGGACGTCGCCGTCCAGTCGCAGACGGGAACGGGGAAAACGGCGGCCTTCCTGATCGCGATCTTCGAACAGCTTCTCTCGGGCGACCTCCCCCCCGGGACCAAGGCGCTCGTCATCGCCCCGACCCGGGAGCTTGCCGTCCAGATCGAGGAAGAAGCGCAATCGCTGAACGGCCACATGAATTTTTCGATTGCCAGCATTTTCGGCGGCGTGAGCCTTTCCGACCAGACCAACAAACTCAATAAGGGCCTGGATGTCGTCGTGGGTACACCCGGCCGCCTTCTGGATCTTGCATCGCGCGGCATTCTGAATCTCAGGGAAGTCGGCATTCTGATCATCGACGAGGCCGACCGCCTCTTCGATATGGGATTTCTCCCGGATATCCGCCGCCTGCTCAAGCGGATGCCGCCTCCGGGCGAACGGCAAACCATGCTGTTCAGCGCCACGCTGAACACCCTGGCCCGGCGGCTCGCTTATGAATACATGGACCAGCCGGAGTTCATCTCGGTCACGCCGAAGCAGATAACGGTCGACACCATCGACCAGGAGTTCTACCGCGTGAAGAGCCACATCAAGATGAACCTGCTGATCGGCCTTCTCCAGGCCCGCAAGCCGCAAACCGTCCTCATCTTCACCAACATGAAGCATTCGGCGGCCAATGTAGCCCGGGATCTGGCCGCGAACGGCTTCCGGACGCGTCATCTCACGGGCGACCTGTCCCAGGTCCAGAGGCTGAAGATCATGGACGATTTCAAGGCCGGGAAATTCGCCATCCTGGTGGCCACCGACGTCGCAGCCCGCGGGCTCCACATCGACGGGCTGGAGATGGTCGTCAATTACGACCTGCCCGAGGATTATGAAAACTACGTTCACCGCATCGGCCGGACGGCCCGGGCCGGTCAATCCGGAAAGGCCGTCTCCCTGGCCAGCGAGAAGACGGAGGACCGGCTGGCGGCGATCGAAAAATTCATCAACATGAAAATTCCCGAAGTCGAGGCGGACTTGAGCCTTTTCGCAACGGACCGCAGCCTCGAAAATCGCCCCTGGAACAGGCGGCGCGACGACGGCCCTTCCCGGCGTCCGCAATCCCGCTCCGGCGGCGACCGCGGGCGAAAGCCGCGCCCCCCGTCGGGGCGCTGACACGCACTCGCCGCGGCTCGGCCCAACTTCAAATTGACTTCGCGGCGGCGTTGGTTTATCTTGATGCGTGTTGATGCTTTATTTTTTGAAGATTGTGACGTTTCAAAGATCTCCCGATTTCCCAATATTGAAAAGTCCGCCGAAATGTTGTTCTGTAAAACTCTGATTGACCAAGCGGGATATTCCCGGCTCTAAAACCGTGCGCATGGAAGACAACCCATCCTTTCGCCGGCCGCCGGATGAACCCGTTGTCTTGAGACGGGCCGAACATCCGATCTCGCGGCGGGACATCGATCATGACGCTCTCAAGGTTTTGAACCGCCTCCACCGGCTGGGCTTTACGGCCTATCTCTGCGGCGGGGCCGTCCGCGACCTGATGCTGGGCCGCACTCCCAAGGATTTCGACATTGTCACCGATGCCCGGCCGGGACAGATCCGCAAGCGTTTCGCCAACGCTTTTCTGATCGGACGGCGCTTCCGGCTGGCTCATGTCCGGTTCCAGGGCGGCAAGGTCATCGAAGTCGCGACCTTCCGCAAGACGCCGCTTCCGCCTGCCGACAACGGCTGCGAAAATGCTGTTGATTCGCCCGAGTCGTCCGAATCGCCCGCATCGGCCGAGGCGCCGTCGTCCCCCGGTCCACCTGCCGCTCCCGACATTTACGGCACACCCCGCGAGGATGCCTTCCGCCGGGACGTCACGATCAACGCCCTGTTTTACAACATCGCCGATTTCAGCGTCATCGATTATGTCGGCGGTCTCGAAGACATCGCCGGCCGCAGGATCCGCGTCATCGGCGACCCCGGCGAAAGGTTCGCCGAGGATCCCGTGCGCGTCTGGCGCGTCGTCCGCCACGCCGCCCGTATCGGTTTTGATATCGACGAGGCGACGGCCCTGGCCATTCCCGGTTTTCGCCCGCTCCTTACCGGATGCTCCGGCGCCCGTCTTTATGAGGAGCTGAACAAGGATCTCAAGACCGCTTTTCCGCCCGTCTTCGATGCCCTCCGCAACTGGGGACTTCTTCGCTATGTTCTGGGCAAGGCCGGAGAGGCCTACGAAGCCGATTCCGCGCTCTTCGCCCGGCTGCGTGCGCTTCTGGCCGTTGCGGCACGGGAGGCCGCGGCGGGGCGGCCGTTTTCGCTCGAAGAAATGCACGCTCTGTTGTTCCAGCCCTGGCTTGAACCCCGTGTCACGGGAGCCGCCGGAGATGTGGTGGCCGTACTCAACGAGGCGCTGATGGAAGCCCAAACGGGTGCCACAATCCCCCGGACGATGCGGGCCGGCGCCGTCCAGATTCTGTCCATAGCAGCGGCCCTGCACCGGGCTCTCCGCACCGGACGGATGCGGGCCTCCCTCAGAAACAGGGCCCATTTCCAACCGGCCGCCCGGCTGTGTTTCCTGTTCGAAAAAAGCCGGCTCCCGGAAGACGGCGAGTCGTTCGATCGGCTTTTCGCCGAGGTCAGGCCGTCGGCGCCGCGTCCGGTCCGCCGCCGTCGCCGGAGAAAACCGGGCCCCAAACCGCCCGATGGAAACACCGATCCATGAAGGAGATTCTGCACGAGACGCTGCAGGCCGTTCTGCCGCTCGCCGCGCTCGTCCTCGTCCTTCAGATTGCGGTCCTCGCCATGCCTCTCGCGATTGTCGTCCGTTTTCTCATCGGCGCGGTCATGGTCATGGCCGGACTTCTTCTGTTCTTGAAAGGCGTCCGCATGGGCCTTCTCCCGATGGGGCAGGCCATCGGGGCCGAGTTGCCGAAACGGGTGTCCTTCGGAATCCTGCTGGTTCTGGCTTTCGCCCTGGCCTTTGCGGCCACCGTGGCCGAGCCCGACGTCCGCGTTCTGGCCTACCAAGTGGATTATGTATCCGGCGGCGACATCGGCCGGGGCGTTCTCGTCCTGACCGTCGCTCTGGGCGTCGGCATTTCGGTCAGTCTGGCCATGCTGCGCGTCATTCTCGGCATTCCCATCGCCTGGATCCTGGCTGTGGGCTATGCCGTGGTCCTGATCTTGTCCATTTTCGTCCCTCCCAACTTCGTTCCCGTGGCCTTTGACGCCGGAGGTGTGACGACCGGCCCCGTAACCGTGCCCTTCATCCTGTCGCTTGGTATCGGCGTCGTCTCCGTCCTGGGCGGCAAGTCGGCCCTGGCCGACGGCTTCGGAATCGTGGGGATCGCCTCGATCGGTCCGGTGATCGGCGTCATGCTTCTGGGGATATTTCACGGATGAACATGATCCTCGAATTTCTGAACGCCGGAGACATCGTTCTCGAAGTCCTGACGGCTTTGATCCCGCTTGTCGTGTTTTTCGCCGTGTTCCAGGTCGTCTATCTGAAACTGCCGCGCGAAGCCCTGGTCAAGGTGATTCAAGGGGTCGGGCTGACCTTTGTCGGCCTGATTTTGTTCCTTCAGGGCGTCAAGACCGGATTTCTGCCCGTCGGCGAGGCCATGGGCCTTGCCCTGGGCGGCCTCGATCAAAAATGGATTCTCATCCCGATCGGGTTTTGTCTCGGGTTCGCCGCGACGGCCGCCGAACCGGCCGTCCGCATCCTCGGCCATGAGGTCGAGAAGGCCTCGACAGGGGCCATCCCGACTCGGGTCATCGTTCTGGCCCTTTCGATCGGCGTGGCCGTTTTTACGGCCGTCGGCATGTTCCGCATTCTGACAGGTCTTTCGCTCTATTGGATCGTCGTCCCCGGGTATGCGGCGGCTCTGGCCATGCTGCCGTTCTCGGACCGGACGTTCATCTCCATCGCCTTCGATTCGGGAGGCGTGGCCACGGGTCCGATGACCGTGACCTTCGTCATGGCTCTGGCCGTGGGCACGGCCTCCGCTCTGGACAACCGGCATCCCGTCCTGGACGGGTTCGGCCTTATTGCCCTCGTCGCCCTGGCGCCCATTCTTTCGATGATGCTCCTCGGACTTTTTTATGCGAGGAGAAAGGGGAAAACATCATGAAACCTCCATTCGATCTGATCATCACCATCGTCCCTAAAGGCGTTTCCGAACGCATTCTCAAGGCCTCAAAGGCGGCCGGCGCCGAGGGGGGAACCATCATCTTCGGCCGCGGCACGGGGATTCACGACACCAAAACCATGCTCGGCATCCCCATCGAGCCGGAAAAGGAAATCATCCTGACGGCCGTTCCCCGGGTCCGGACCGACAGCGTTCTGGCGGCGATCCTGGAAGCCGGAGATCTGGGCAATCCGGGAACGGGCGTGGCTTTCGTCCTGGAGCTGAAGCAGGTTGCGGGAATCTGCCATCTCCTCAAGGACACCATGGCATGCGAGGAGTAGACGGGACCGGGCGATAATCAGCGGTCCGGCGGATCGACGATTTTCCGGGCCAGGGCGCTCACGGCCCGAGCCAGTTCCTCCTCGAGAATTTGCGAGATCACGGCGGGCAGATGGGCGACATCCTTGCCCGGAAGTTTTTCCGTCCTGTCGAAAGTGTGAGTGTGGAGTGCAAGGTCCGAAGGATACTCCAGGAATTCGAGACTCATGGCCAGCCGGCCGTGCCAGAAATCCGGCTCGTCGATTTCCTCGATGACATGGATCCGGGACTTGAGGACGATATCGGGATCGGGCCCCGTGACGGTCCGGGTCACGCCGGCGAAGAGATTGTGTCCGGCCAGGTAGTGGCTTATGGCGTCGCCGACGAGCTTGCCGGGCTTGTCGGCCCAGAAGCCGTAGGAATAGAAGTTGACTTCGAAGGGGGAGACGCGGTAGAGGATCCGGAAGTCGTCGTAAAGGTCGTCGACGGAGACGGGATCCACGCGGAGTGTCCGTTGAATCGGCTGCAGCCCCTCGGCCCGGTTTCCGGTGAGCTGGATCTGGTAAAACCTGCGGACGGGCGACGACATGCAACCCCAAAGAACGGCGACGGCGGCGATACAGACGGCAAGTTTTCTCATTTCTTCTTTTCCTTTCTCAGCCTGAGGAAGATCGTCGGGTCCTGGGTCAGTTCGCGGGAAAACCGGGACAGGTTTTCCAGCGATTCGCCGAGGCTTGCAAACATCCGGTTGAGCTCCTCCTGCTGATACAGGAGGACGGATTCGATTTTCTTGAGGCTGGAGTTCCCCGTGGCGACGAACGTTTCCAGATTTGACAACACTTGGCCCATTTCCTCGTCCGAAAGCCTCCGGGTCAGGTTGGCCAGAACTTCCTCGGTTCCGGATTCGAGAACTCCGGTCACCTTTCCCATGTCGTCGGTTATTTTGCCGAGGTTTGCGGCGACGCGGGTGAACTCGGCCGAGGCCGCGGCGATATCGGCGATCGACGCCTCGAGGTTGTCCTTCCGGTCGGTGAGGACGGAGGACAGGACGCCGGAGCTCAGCTCGACGTTTTTCAGAAAGAGAGCGATTTTTTCCTGGTTGTCCTCGTTCAGCAGGGCGTTGATGCTCCGGACGGCGGAGTCGATGTTGGCCACGATGTCCTCGGCCTTTTCGCCCAGGCCGCGGGCCATTTCGATCTCGCCCCGGGGCTTGAGTTCGGGAGAGGCGGCGCTTCCGCCCGAAAGCTCGACGCTGCGCATCCCGGTGATGCCGATATAGACGAGGGCGGCCCGCATGTCCTGCTTGACGGAGAAGTCCCTGCGGATGCGAACATCGACGAGAATGGAATTCAGGTCCTCGGGGTTGACGTGGATCCGCGTCACCTTGCCGATATCCACGCCCTGGTATTTGACCGGCGAGCCCGGGAAGAGGCCGCCCACCGACATGTCCTTGAAATTGACGAAGTAGGCCTCGCCCTCCTCCCTGATTTTTGGAACGAGAAAGACCGCCAGGACAACCAGAATCGCGGCGGTCGCAACGAGAATGAAGACGCCCAGGCGGACGTTTTGTTCTTTAGTCATGGCGGTCGTCCTTTCTGAGAAAAAATGTCCGGATGAAGGGATCCGGCGATTCCTGAATGTCGGCCAGGGATCCCTGGAAATGGAGGCGCCCTTCGTTCAGCACGA includes the following:
- a CDS encoding MlaD family protein, with product MTKEQNVRLGVFILVATAAILVVLAVFLVPKIREEGEAYFVNFKDMSVGGLFPGSPVKYQGVDIGKVTRIHVNPEDLNSILVDVRIRRDFSVKQDMRAALVYIGITGMRSVELSGGSAASPELKPRGEIEMARGLGEKAEDIVANIDSAVRSINALLNEDNQEKIALFLKNVELSSGVLSSVLTDRKDNLEASIADIAAASAEFTRVAANLGKITDDMGKVTGVLESGTEEVLANLTRRLSDEEMGQVLSNLETFVATGNSSLKKIESVLLYQQEELNRMFASLGESLENLSRFSRELTQDPTIFLRLRKEKKK
- a CDS encoding DEAD/DEAH box helicase, whose product is MNFDELKLDERLRRGIADRGYTQLTDVQARTLPIALQGLDVAVQSQTGTGKTAAFLIAIFEQLLSGDLPPGTKALVIAPTRELAVQIEEEAQSLNGHMNFSIASIFGGVSLSDQTNKLNKGLDVVVGTPGRLLDLASRGILNLREVGILIIDEADRLFDMGFLPDIRRLLKRMPPPGERQTMLFSATLNTLARRLAYEYMDQPEFISVTPKQITVDTIDQEFYRVKSHIKMNLLIGLLQARKPQTVLIFTNMKHSAANVARDLAANGFRTRHLTGDLSQVQRLKIMDDFKAGKFAILVATDVAARGLHIDGLEMVVNYDLPEDYENYVHRIGRTARAGQSGKAVSLASEKTEDRLAAIEKFINMKIPEVEADLSLFATDRSLENRPWNRRRDDGPSRRPQSRSGGDRGRKPRPPSGR
- a CDS encoding ABC transporter permease, which produces MRGFLKLAWVEMKLYLRQPEAFFFTLVFPLLLLFLFGGIYGNKPNPFFGGRGTVDVSTPAYMAMIIGSTGLLSIAVVVSGYREKGILRRYRATPLRPAAVIAAQIIVHFAMTLVGAGLLIVAARIVFNLQFSGRAGSVFLAFTLSCLSFFAAGFLLAGLARTSRVANILGLVIFFPNLFLSGATFPKEMFPPVVRTINKALPMTHVVTLLQGLWFGNPWSRHLVEVGVLVGILIVGVFVSAKFFRWE
- a CDS encoding P-II family nitrogen regulator yields the protein MKPPFDLIITIVPKGVSERILKASKAAGAEGGTIIFGRGTGIHDTKTMLGIPIEPEKEIILTAVPRVRTDSVLAAILEAGDLGNPGTGVAFVLELKQVAGICHLLKDTMACEE
- a CDS encoding poly(A) polymerase, encoding MRRAEHPISRRDIDHDALKVLNRLHRLGFTAYLCGGAVRDLMLGRTPKDFDIVTDARPGQIRKRFANAFLIGRRFRLAHVRFQGGKVIEVATFRKTPLPPADNGCENAVDSPESSESPASAEAPSSPGPPAAPDIYGTPREDAFRRDVTINALFYNIADFSVIDYVGGLEDIAGRRIRVIGDPGERFAEDPVRVWRVVRHAARIGFDIDEATALAIPGFRPLLTGCSGARLYEELNKDLKTAFPPVFDALRNWGLLRYVLGKAGEAYEADSALFARLRALLAVAAREAAAGRPFSLEEMHALLFQPWLEPRVTGAAGDVVAVLNEALMEAQTGATIPRTMRAGAVQILSIAAALHRALRTGRMRASLRNRAHFQPAARLCFLFEKSRLPEDGESFDRLFAEVRPSAPRPVRRRRRRKPGPKPPDGNTDP
- a CDS encoding DUF1538 domain-containing protein, giving the protein MKEILHETLQAVLPLAALVLVLQIAVLAMPLAIVVRFLIGAVMVMAGLLLFLKGVRMGLLPMGQAIGAELPKRVSFGILLVLAFALAFAATVAEPDVRVLAYQVDYVSGGDIGRGVLVLTVALGVGISVSLAMLRVILGIPIAWILAVGYAVVLILSIFVPPNFVPVAFDAGGVTTGPVTVPFILSLGIGVVSVLGGKSALADGFGIVGIASIGPVIGVMLLGIFHG
- a CDS encoding type II toxin-antitoxin system PemK/MazF family toxin is translated as MKIRELKVTRIGNSRGVRLPASSLKRYDVGSSVIMEERTEGILLRPVGDATVKLGWEDTAREMAGSGEDWSEWDTTVGDGLDLLPWDPSKKPRVEEHKSRYKTKPQPSPQAFWRYEIRWAALDPSRDSEMAKTLPVVIMSLNEMNARLGTVTVCPLTSRLHPAWRCRLSVSCMEQPAEIAVDQFRTVSKARLGSKIGMLSDDEAARLRRLITEMYGE
- a CDS encoding DUF1538 domain-containing protein, with product MNMILEFLNAGDIVLEVLTALIPLVVFFAVFQVVYLKLPREALVKVIQGVGLTFVGLILFLQGVKTGFLPVGEAMGLALGGLDQKWILIPIGFCLGFAATAAEPAVRILGHEVEKASTGAIPTRVIVLALSIGVAVFTAVGMFRILTGLSLYWIVVPGYAAALAMLPFSDRTFISIAFDSGGVATGPMTVTFVMALAVGTASALDNRHPVLDGFGLIALVALAPILSMMLLGLFYARRKGKTS
- a CDS encoding ABC-type transport auxiliary lipoprotein family protein translates to MRKLAVCIAAVAVLWGCMSSPVRRFYQIQLTGNRAEGLQPIQRTLRVDPVSVDDLYDDFRILYRVSPFEVNFYSYGFWADKPGKLVGDAISHYLAGHNLFAGVTRTVTGPDPDIVLKSRIHVIEEIDEPDFWHGRLAMSLEFLEYPSDLALHTHTFDRTEKLPGKDVAHLPAVISQILEEELARAVSALARKIVDPPDR